The region TCGTCCAAGGGACAGGAGAAGAACCGACCCTGCCACAAGTGGCCTCGGAGTCCCTGCCTGCCAAGGAAGTACCGGGAGTACTTCGTATGAGCATCATGAATCGTCCGGGTCAGGGACTCCGTCGCTCGCGGCACCACCACATGATGCACATGGTTGGTCATCAAACAGTAGGCCCAAACCTCCAAGAGGTGCTTTTCAGCATAGCAATGGAAGAAATCCAAATACGCTTCCCGGTCCTCATCGGACAGGAAAACGGTAGATCGGAGGTTTCCTCTCTGGGTCACGTGAAAAGGCAGGTCCGGCAATACGACTCGGGGCAAACGACCCATTCACCCTCTCCCCACACCGCAAGCACGCGAGCCCCTTCCGCGCGAGCAACAACAGATTCTACGGGAACCGAGCCTCCGGGAGAAGTTCTTCCTGAGGTTCGGTAGCCTGGCACCAGAACCCCTGGCACCAGAACCTCCCTCCCAGAACCCGTGGCACCAGAACCCGCCCAGAACCTGGCACCAGAACCCGAGGTTCGGTAGCCTGGCACCAGAACCTGCACCAGAACCTAACACCAGAACCTAATCGGTGAACGGCTGGGTCCTTTAGTGTTGAACGGTCGTTCAGGTGGAAAGAAATGCAATTCCGTCGTGATCCAGAGCGCGGTTCCGCGGAAACCGCTACTTCTTTCCGAGCGAATCCGTGACCGCGGAGTCCGGATCGGAGATGGGGGACCAGTTGGGCCTCTCGTCGGCGGTGCGGATCGCGAAGTAGTATTTCGTCGCGGGGGAGAGCTTCCGCACGACGAGGCTATCCGCTTCGCCCGGATTCGCAGGGTCCGGCTCGCCGACCGCCTGAAACGCGTCCACCCAGTTCGACGCGCGCGGAACGAACTCCGACGAGTAGCGGATGTCGTATTGACTCGCACGCCCCTCGATCCCGTTGTCTCCCGGCGCCGTCCAACGGAGCGTCGCGCTCGAGCAGGTGACCGACGCGACCGCGAAGTCCTCGATCCGCGCGGGCGCGGTCGAGTCGCGCATCCAAGCGGGGTTCTCCTCGTGCCCGCAGGAGAGATTCACGAGCAGGAGCCAAGCGCCCGCGAGCGCACAAAGCGCGCGCGCGAAGCCCGGCCGTTCGATCAATCGCTTCTTCATTCTCCTCGATTCCTGATCGTGCTCCCCGCCTCGATCGATCGGGATGGAAAGAGGCCCTCGTCCGCGTGCGGAAACACGATCGCGTTCGTTCCGACGATCGCGCGGTCCGGAACGACCGCGTGCTTCCCGATCACCGTGAGCCCCGTGAAGAGATGCTCGGGGAACTCGCGGTTCGCGGGCGCGCCGTCGTCTCCTCCGCCGATCGAGGCTCCCTCGCCGATCGTCACCTTCTTGTCGGCGATCGCGCGCGTGACGTTCGCGTCCTTTCCGACGCGCGTGTCGTGCATCAAGACCGAGTCGACGACCCGCGCCCCGCGCGCGACGAACACGCCCGGCGAAAGGACCGAGCGGACGACCTCCCCCTCGATCACGCATCCGGGCGAGAGGAGCGACTCGACGGCTTTCCCCGCGGGAGCGATCCGCGCGGGAGGACGATCGCCGAGCCGCCCGATCTCCTCGAGGTTCGTCCGCACGCGCCACTTGTGGAGGTCGACGCCCGACGCAGAGTCGAGCAGATCCCGATTGGCTTCCCAATACGCCTGAAGCGTCCCCACGTCTTTCCAGTATCCCTCGAACGGATACGCATAGACCCGGTCGTTTCCGACCGCCGACGGGATGAGATCGTGGCCGAAGTCGTTCCCCTTCATCGTTCTTAGCGCGTCGAGAAGATACACCGCGTCGAAGGCGTAGATTCCCATCGACGCGAGGTTGCTCGACGCCTTCTCCGGTTTCTCCTGCCACTCGACGATGCGGCCGCTCGCGTCCGTGCGGGCGACGCCGAAGTGGCGCGTCTCCTCCCAAGGGACCTCGCGCATGGCGATCGTGAGGTGCGCCCCGCGTTCGCGATGGAAGCGGAGCATCGGTCCGTAATCCATGGAGTAGATGTGGTCGCCGGAGAGGATAAGCACCTGGTCCGGATCGCCGCGCCGCATGTGGTCGATGTTCTGGCGGATCGCGTCGGCCGTCCCCTTGTACCAATCCGCATCCTGCTCGCCCGTGCGCGGCGGGAGGATCTTGACCCCGCGCGTCCGTCCGACCATGTCCCACGGCTCGCCCGTGCCGAGATGCCCCATCAGCGAGAGCGGTTTGTACTGGGTGAGCACGCCGACGCTCCCGATTCCGGAGTTCATCACGTTGGAGAGGGTGAAATCGATGATGCGGTACATCCCGCCGAAGGGGACCGCCGGCTTCGCGCGGAGATGCGCGAGGATGCTGAGACGCGTTCCGCCTCCGCCCGCGAGGAGCATGACGGCCGTATCCCTCATGTGATCAGCTCTCCCGACGCGTACGACGGGCGGTGGAAGTGCTCGGGGCTGAAGCGCGGCCCGACGACGCAGTTCCGTCCGATCCGAATCCCCTGGGGGACGTGCGCCTTCTTCCCGACGAGCGTGATCCCCGATGAAAGAAGATCCGGGAACGATCGGTTCGGCGTCAGGTCGTCGCCCGCGCCGATGCGGACGTTCCCCTCGATCACCGCCTTCTCGTCGACGATCACGCGGTCGAGGCGCGCGCCGGGGCCCACCTTCACTTCCGGAAAGAGGATCGAATCGCGCACGGACGCTCCCTCGGCGATCCGGCAGCCGGGGGAGAGGATGCTCCGGACGACCTCGCCGCCGACCACGCATCCGGCGCTCACGCGCGAGTCCGACACGCGCGCGCCGGGAAGAAAGAGCGAGGGAGGGCGGTCGCGGAGATGCCGGTCGTCGAGGTTCGTCCGCACCTGCCACTCGTCGAGATCGACGCGCGGGTTCTCCCCAACGAGGTCCATGTGGGCGCGCCAATACTCCTCGATCGTGCGCCCGTACGCCCAGTAGCCGCGATGGCGGAAGCCGTACACGCGGTGCCGGCCGAGCATCGCCGGAATGATGTCGCGCCCGAACTCCCAGGAGCTTCCCCGGCGCGCGTTCTCCGCGACGAGGCGCGCGAGAAGATCAGGGCGAAAGAGATAGACGGTCATCGAGGCCCAGTTGCCGGAGGGCGCCTCCGTCTTCTCGGCGTATTCGAGAAGCCGCCCGCCCGTCGCGCCGTCCTCCTCGTCGATCGTCCCGATTCCGAATCGGTGCGCCTGATCCCTCGGAACCTCGATGAAGGCGGCCGTCATGTCCGCTTTCTTCTCCTGGTGATAACGGATGAGACCACGATAATTCATATGATAAACATGATCGCCGGAGAGAATAAGGACGAGATCCGGCTGGTGCTGGTCCATGAACTCGAGGTTCTGGTAGACGGCGTCGGCGGTCCCTCGATACCAGTCGGTGTCGGCGTGCCCCTTTTGCGGAGAGAGAAGCGTGGCGCCCCTGTCGCGCCCGACGAGATCCCAGGAGGCGCCGATCCCGACGTGGTGGATGAGCGACGACGATCGATATTGCGAAAGGATGCCGACCCGTTCGATCTCGGAGTGCATGAGGTTGCTGAGCGCGAAGTCGATCACGCGGTACATCCCGCCGAAGGGGAGGGCGGACTTCGGCCGCTCGAGCGTGAGGACGGAAAGCTCGTCCACCCGCCCGCCGGCCAGGATCATCGCGAGCACACGGCACATAGCGACCTCGCGTTCCGGGAAGGGGCGCTCGGATGGTACCAAATACGGGATCTCTCGCCTACCCCCGGGGCGCCTGCCGGGCGTCTTTGCCAAAATGGCGAGGAACGAGCGCCGCTCCCGGATATTCCGACCGACACGCTTCGACGTTTCCGGTGGACGGGAAGGCCCGAATCGCGATATTCTTCTCATTCCTAAGAAGATACGCGGTGAAGCCGCGGGCGGGCTCTCTGGCATAACGGATGCAATCCGTGGAACTTGCAGAGCAGAGGGCGCGGGCGCGCCTAGGGACCGAAGGGCGGCCCGTCGCGCCGCGGCGATCACGGCACTTCTCGTTCGCCAGAGTCGATTCTGGCGGGTCGGACACTCGATTCGGACGGTCCATTCGGGAAGTTCGGTCCTCCCGCCCGCGCGAAACCGCGCGGCCGGGGGTTCCGAGCGAAGGAGGAACATCATGCGGGATTGGGTCCTCGAGAGGGCGAGCCTTCCCTCCTTCATCGACTTCCTGTCGAAGAGATGGAAGGTGGTCGCGCCTCAGCGCCGGAACGAGATCCACGAGTTTCGCGAGCTCGAGGATCCGGCCGATCTTTGTCTCGACTATCCCACGACCATGCTCCCGCCGTCGCGCGTCTTTCTTCCGGACGGGGAGGTTCTCTATCGCTTTCAGCCGAACAGCCCGGGCTCGGCGGCCGCCGCGGCGGAAGAGAGACCGATCGCGCTCTTCGGCGTTCACACGTGCGACCTGGAGGGGATCTCGGTGATGGACGAGATCTACCTCGCCGCGCCGATCGATCGCGCGTACGCGCGCCGCCGCGAAGGGGCGTTCATCGTCGGGATCGAGTGCGCGGGCCCGTGCGTCGAGGAGAACCTCTGCGCGGACAAGGGAACGAACCACACCGAGAGGGTCTACGATCTTCTGCTTCACCCGGTCGACGAGAAGCGTTTCGTCGTCTGGGGGCGCACGAATCGTGGGAACGACGTCGCGGAGGAGAGCGGTCTCTTCCGCCCGGCCACGCACCAGGACCACGCCGCTCTCGACGACTTCCGCGCGGCGCAGGCGAGGATGTTCCGCCCGAAGTTCGGTCTCCGCCCGGATGAGCTATCGGCGCGCGTGCGCGCGAGCTGGGACGATCTGCTCTGGGTCGCGCAGTCGAGGCTCTGCATTTCGTGCGGGGCGTGCAACGTGGTCTGTCCGACTTGCCACTGCTTCACGACGCGCGACCATCTTCCGATCCGCGAGGACGGTCTCGGCGAACGTTGCCGCTACTGGACCGGCTGCCAGCTCGAGAGCTTCGCGAAGGTGGCGAGCGGGGAGAACTTCCGCGAGAAGAAGTCGCAGCGTCTCCGCCACCGCATCTTCAAGAAGGAAGTTTACGGAATGGATCGTTTCGGCCGGAGCGGCTGCGTCGGGTGCGGGCGGTGCGGGCACTTCTGCCCCGCCGACATCCGTCTGGTCGAGATCTTCGGTCAGCTCTCGGGGAAGGAGGTGACCTATGCCTGAGGTCCTCGCACCCGTGCCGATGATCGATGTCCCGGTGATGGCGAAGCTGAGGAAGATTCGGACTCTCACCGCGCGCGAAAAGCTCTTCGACGTGGAGCTCTCCGGGGGGCTCGCCCTGAACCACAAGCCGGGGCAGTTCGTCGTCGTCAGCGTCTTCGGAAGCGGGGAGGCGCCGATCTCGGTGAGCTCGCCTCCCAATCCGGGAAGCCCTTCGTTCCAGCTTTGCGTGCGCGACGCGGGATCGCTCACGCACCACATGCACGCATTGAGCGAGGGGAGCCCGATCGGCATCCGGGGTCCTTTCGGCAACGGCTTCCCCATTGAGGACCTCGAGGGGAACGACATCCTCTTCATCGCCGGAGGGCTCGGCCTCGCGCCGCTCCGCTCCCTGATCCGCCACGCGCTCGAGCGCAGAAGCCGTTTCGGAGGGCTCACGATTCTCTTCGGCGCGCGGAACCCGGGCGAAAGGCTCTTCCGCGAGGAGCTGGAGGAGTACGCGAAGGACAAGACGATCCGCTTTCTCGAGACCGTCGATGTCGGAGACGACGCATGGACCGGCCGCATCGGCGTGATCACGACGCTCCTCAAGGGCCTGGAAACCCGTCCGCGGAGCACGGTGGCGGCGGTGTGCGGCCCGCCGGTCATGTACAAGTTCGTCGTTCTCGAGCTTCTCTCGCGCGGCTTCCTCGAAGGGCGGATCTACATGTCGCTCGAGAGGCGGATGTGCTGCGGGATGGGGAAATGCGGCCAGTGCCAGATCAACGGAGTGTACGTCTGCAAGAACGGACCGGTTTTCCGATACCTGGACGCCAAGCGGCTTCCGGAAGCGCTCTAGCCGGGGGGGAGACACGATCATGAGCAAGCCGAAAGTCGGCGTCTTCAGCTTCGCGAGCTGTGAAGGATGCCAGTTACAACTCTTGAACATCGAAGATGAACTCCTCGACCTTCTGGGGCGGATCGAGATCGTGAACTTCCGCGAGGCGATGGACGAGAAGCGCGACGACTACGCGATCGCGCTGGTCGAGGGATCGATCGTGACGGAGATCGACGTCGAGGAGGTTCGGAAGATCCGGGGGAACGCGGCCTTTCTCGTCACGATCGGAGCGTGCGCGGTCACGACCGGCCTGAACGGCATGCGGAACTCCGTCGCGGCACGGGAGGCGTGGAAGCGCGTCTATCCGGATCGGGACTTCGATCCGGACGTCGCCCCGGAGGTGAGGCGGGTCTCGGAGGTGGTCAAGGTCGACTTCGAGATCCCGGGATGCCCGATCGACCGAGGCGAGCTGCTCTATGTGCTGACGACGCTTCTCCAGGGGCAGGTTCCGCGTCTTCCCGCGACGCCGGTCTGCGACGAGTGCCGCCGCGCGGGGAACCCGTGTTTGCTCGACCGCGGGATCTACTGCTTCGGTTCGATCACGCGAAGCGGCTGCCGCGCGATCTGTCCTGCCTTCGGCGAGAGCTGCTGCGGCTGCCGCGGGCTCCTACACGGCGCGCCGATCGAGGAGTTGATCGAGATCCTGGACAAGAAGGGATACTCCCGCGAGGAAGTCATCGTCCGCATGAATCAGTTCAACAGCCGCGACGACCAGGTCAAACCGCTCACCGGCGAGCTGGGGCGGCTTCGCAAGGAGGTGGCGGCATGAAGAAGCTCGAGGTGAACGTGCACCATCTGACCCGGGTCGAGGGGCACGGGAACATCAAGGTGCGCGCGTCGAACGGAAAGATCGAGGAGCTGAGGCTCGAGATCGTCGAATCGCCGCGTTTTTTCGAATCGATGCTGGTGGGACGCTACATCGACGAGGTGCCGCACATTACTGCGCGGATCTGCGGCATCTGCGCGCTCGGACACTCGACCGCCGCGGTCCGCGCCGCGGAGAACGCGCTCTCCTGGAAAGTTCCGGACGAGGTGATGTGGCTCCGCCGGCTCCTCATGGACGGCGAGACGCTGCAGAGCCACATCCTGCACGTCTACTTTCTCGTCGCGCCGGACTTCTTCAACGTCGGGAGCGTGATCCCCCTCGCGTCCACGCATCCCGAGGCGGTGAAGAGAGCTCTTCGCTTGAAGAAGGTCGCCAACGAGATGTGCGACATCCTCGTCGGTCGGAAGATCCATCCGGTGTCGATGGCGGTCGGCGGGTTCACCTACTGGCCGACGAAGAAGGATCTTTCAAGGGTGAAGGAGCTGCTCGAAGGCGCGCGTTCCGATCTGGACGAGACGGTGAAGCTCTTCGCCGGAATCGCGCCCCCCGCCCTGGAAAGCCCGACCGAGTACGTCGCCCTCCGCTCGGAGGGGGATCGCTACGAGTTCGTTCACGGCCGCGTGGCGAGCTCGACCGGCGAGTCGGTCGAGGAAAGGGACTACGCGAAGCTGATCACCGAAAGGACCGTGGGGCACAGCTCGGCGCGCCACGTGGCGACGAAGCGCGGCTCTTACGCGGTCGGCGCGCTCGCGCGCTACAAGCTGAACCACGATCGATTGACCCCTTGGGCGGCGGACGCCGCCAAGAAGCTCGGCCTCACGCCGAAGGCGACGAATCCCTTCCACAACAACACGGCGCAGATCGTCGAGAGCTTGCATGTGGTCGACGAAGGGATCGAGATGATCGGCCGGCTCATGAAGGTGAAGAGCCCGCCGGTCTACGCGCCTCTCAAGAAGAAGGCCGGGAGCGGCGCCGCGGCGGTCGAGGTCCCGCGCGGAATCCTCTTCCATCACTACGAGACAAACGACAGCGGGATCGTCGTCCGCGCGAACTGCATCATTCCGACCGGGCAGAACCAGGCGAACATCGAGATGGATCTTCATCGGTTCGTGCCGGCGCTGATGCAAGGAGGAAAGAACCAGGACGAGATCACGCGCGCGTGCGAGATGCTCGTCCGCGCGTACGATCCGTGCATCTCCTGCTCGGTGCACTTCCTGGAGGTGGAGATTGTCTGAGGAGCGTCTCCTCTTGATCGCCTTCGGGAACCCGCTCCGCCGCGACGACGGGGTGGGGCTCGCCGCGCTCGACGAGCTGAAGAGGCGCAGGTTGGAGCGGCCCGGGCTCGATTGGGTGGACGGAGGCGTCGGGGGGATCGACCTCCTCTCGCTTTTGGAAGGTTACGACCGTGCAATCGTGTTGGACGCGGTTCTCGCGAGGGAGGAGCCGGTCGGTACGATCGTCGAGGCCGGTCTCGAGGACGTTCGGTTCCTCCTCCGGCCGCGGCTTTCGCTTCACAATCTCGATCTCGGAACCGCGTTCGAGCTCGCGCGGGCCCTCGACCTCGATCTCCCGCGCGTGGAGTTCATCCTGATGCGCGTGCGGGAGGTCGGCCCCGGCGAAGGACTGACCGAAGCCGCCCGATCGGCGCTCCCGGCCATGGCGGAGGCGGCCGCCCGCAGGATCAACGGTTTCGCGAACCGGAAGAGCCGCGCGATCGCGGCCGAAACGGGTGAGGAGGGATGAAGAAACGATGAAGACGGCGGATCTGTCGAAATTCCCGATCTTCTCGGGGCTGACCCCGCAGGAAGTGCAGAAGATCGCCGCGATCAGTGAAGAGGTCTCGTTCCCGGACGGCGAGGCGATCTTCCGCGAGGGAGATCGTTCCTTGTTCCTGTATCTCATCCTGAGCGGGAGGATCTCCCTTCGCATGTCCCTTCCGAATCAAAAATCGCTGGCGATCGGAACGCTGGAGCCGGGCGAGGAGCTCGGCTGGTCCTCGGTTCGCAGAAGCAAGCCCTACACGGCGACCGCCGTCGCGATCGGCACGGTCGAGGTCGTGCGCATCGCGGCCGAGAGCCTCACGAAGGTGTTCGAGTCGGATCCGCGAATCGGCTACTACACGTGCCGGGGGCTTCTCGGGATCGTCGCGGAGCGCTTGGAGGAAGCGCGGCTCCGGATCGCCAACATGCAGACCGGATAGATCGCGTGTTGGTGGTTCATGCATGAAGCGAGCGTTGCGGAGGCGATTCTCGACATCGCGCGCCTGGCGGCGTCCGGCCATCCCGGCGCGCGGATCGTGCGGGTGAACGTCCGCGTGGGAGCTTTCGCCCACATCGACGACGAGGCTCTTCGGTTCGCCTTCGACGTGCTGAAGGAAGGGACGGCCTCGTCGGGGGCGGCGCTCGAGATCGAGCGGGAACGGCTTCAGGGGCGTTGCTCGGCGTGCGGGACCTCCTTCGAGGCCGGGTCTCCCGAGAACGCGTGCCCGGGGTGCGGGAGCTTCGAGGTCTATTGGAGCGGCGACGGAGGTTCGCGCGTCGTCTCGATCGACGTGGACGACGGAACTTCCTGAGACCGGCGGGAGGGGCGCGACTCGGCGGTTCTTCCCGCGCGCGAGAGGATGAGATGGAAAGGCCGAGGACCACGGTCCGCATTCTGGAGAAGATCAGCAAGGCGAACGATGTGATCGCGGCGGAGAACCGGAGCGAGTTTCTCGCGCGCGGTCTCGCGGTGATCAACCTTCTCGGGTCGCCCGGATGCGGGAAGACGACCCTCATCGCGGCGACGGCGGCTCGACTCCAAGCGCGGCCGATTGCCGTCGTCGAGGGGGATGTGGCCGGGAGCGTGGACGCGGAGTTTCTTGCGGGGAAGGGGCTCCCCGCGATCCAGATCAACACGGGGGGCGGGTGCCATCTCGACGCGGGGATGGTCCGCGAGGCGATGCGCGCGCTCGTGCCCGCTGAAGGTTCGATCGTCTTTATCGAGAATGTCGGGAACCTGATCTGCACCGCCGGCTACGATCTCGGCGAGCAGATTCGGGTTCTTGCGCTCAGCACGCCGGAAGGCGACGACAAGCCGCACAAGTACCCGGGTATCTTCGCCTGCGCCGAGGTTCTTCTCATCACGAAGAGCGATGTAGCTTCCTATGTCGGTTTCGACTCGCAGGCGCTTCGACGGCGCGCCCTCTCGCTCAACCCCGGTCTCGTGATCTTCGAGGTTTCCGCCGTAAAGGGAGACGGGATGGATGCCTGGTGCAACTGGCTCGCGGCCCGGGCGGGGGAGAAGAAATCATGCGAATGAACGCGACGTATCTTCAGCAATTTCTCTCCGATTCGGCGAGGAAGGCGAAGCGCTCCGAGATCCGCGAGCTTCTGAAGCTCACCGCAAGGCCGGAGGTCATCAGTCTCGCCGGCGGGCTTCCGTCTCCCGAAACGTTCCCGCTCGAGGAGATCGCGGAGCTCGTTCCGGGGATGCTCCGCCGTTACGGCGCGGCCGCCCTGCAATACGGGCCGACCGAGGGGGACATCGGTCTCCGCGAAGAGCTTCAGAAGATGATGGCCGAGGACGGACTGCCGGATCTCTCGATCGACCGGATCCTCGTCACGTCCGCGAGCCAGCAAGGTCTCGACCTCACGGGGCGCGTGTTCCTCGCGCCGGGGGACACGGTCGTGTGCGGACTTCCGAGCTACCTCGGCGCTCTCGGCGCATTCGCGGCATCGGGCGCGCGCATGACGGGGATCGTCGAGGACGACGAGGGGATGCCCCCCTCCAAGCTCGAGGAGCGCCTGATCGCGCTCCGCCGCCAGGGGATCCGGCCGAAGCTCGTCTATCTCGTTCCTGATTTCCAGAATCCCTCCGGCGTGACGCTCTCGCTCGCCCGTCGCTTGGACATCCTCTCAATCGCTTCGGAGTTCGATCTTCTCGTCCTCGAGGATAGTCCCTATCGGCAGCTCCGCTATGTCGGCGAGCATGTGCCGAACATGAAGAGCCTCGATCGGGACGGACGCGTCATCTCGCTCTTCACGTTCAGCAAGATCCTCTTCCCGGGGCTCCGGCTCGGGTGGCTCGTCGCCGACGAAGAGGTCGTGAGCCGCTACGTCGTGGCGAAGCAGCCGGTCGATCTCTGCACGAGCGCCCTCACCCAGCTTCTCGCGCGGGAGTACCTGAAGACAGGCCGTCTCCCCGCGCAGATCGAGAGGACGAAGGATCTCTACCGCGAGAAGCGAAGGGTCTTCCTCGAGACGATCGAGAAGGAGATCGATCCATCGTGGGGCGTTCGATGGACGCGGCCGGAGGGAGGGCTCTTCCTTTGGATGACTCTCCCCGAGGGGATGAGCGCGCGCGCCCTCCTCGATCTCGCGCTCAAGGAGAACGTGGCGTTCGTCTGCGGAGGCGCGTTCCACTGCGACGGGAGCGGGGAGAACACGCTTCGCCTCAACTTCAGCTATTCCGCGAACGAGCAGCTTGTCGAGGGCTTGCGGCGCATCGCGCGCGCGATCGAGAAGATGATCCGCTCGCGATCCTCCGCGGAGGATGTCCTGCACGCGGAAGACCCGGCCGCTCTCCCCGTGCATCACGGAGTCCACTCGCTCGAACAGCTTTCCTGGAACCTCGGACTGTCGGAAGTGGTCGAGTAGCGCGCGAAGGAGTGTGCGATGACGAAATGCCCGTACTGCAATCACCAGCCGAGCGAGAGCGCGCGTTTCTGCGAAAACTGCGGAGCGATCCTGCAAAGGAACGATCCGGCCTATCAGCTCGCTTATGCGCATCGTCTCGAAATGGAAGGACGGTTCGGCGAGGCGATTGCCGAGTACGAAAAGCTGATCGAGAAAGGGGTGATGCGCGAGCAGCTCCCCGCCCTACGAAAGCACCTCGGGAACCTGCATTTCCGCATGGGGCATCTCCGGCGCGCGAAGGAGCACTTGCGGGCCGCGTGCGAGATGGAACCGGGGAACGCGGCGTTCTGGCACGATCTCGGGGTCGTGGAGTATCACGGGGCGGAGTTCGACGACGCGATCGCCGCCTTTCAAGAAGCCCTCGTGCGCGACGCGGACTTGCTTCTCGCGTATTTCTGGCTGGGGAACGCTCTTTATCATCGCGGAAGGAACGACGAGGCGATCGAGGCCTTCGGGGAGCTTCTCGACCGCTACCCGAACTTCATGGTCGGGCACTTCCATCTCGGCGTGATCCACGCGAGGCGCGGAAACGTCGAAGAGGCGGAAGGCCATTTCCGCAAGATTCTGCAGAAGAACCCGGAGGCGGCGGCCGCGCAGTTCTACGTTACCCCCGAATCTTCTTAAGGGGCGCTCGTCTCGGGCGGCGTTCGAACCATTCGAGCGGCCGCGGGGAACTGCTCGAAGGCCGCGAGGCGTTCGACGGAGAGAGAGATGAACACAATCGGGATCCGGAGAGAGGACAAGAGCCGCTGGGAGCGAAGAACGCCGATCATTCCCGAAGCGGTGGCGAAGCTCGTGCGGGAAGGCATCCCCGTGCGCGTTCAGCCGTCGGACAACCGGATCTTCCCGAATGAGGAGTTCGTCCAGGCGGGCGCGACGGTGAACGAGGATCTCTCTCCGTGCTCGATCGTTTTTGGAGTCAAGGAAATCCCCGTGCGCGCCTTTCGGGAAGGGACGGCGTACGCTTTCTTTTCGCACACGATCAAGGGACAGAGCTACAACATGCCGATGCTTCGCCGGATGATGGAGCTCGGATGCCATCTGATCGACTACGAGAAGATCACCGACGCGGAGGGGAGGCGGCTCGTCCTCTTCGGCTATCACGCGGGCCTCGCGGGGATGGTCGAGACTCTTTCCGCCGTCGGGCTCCGGCTCCGTTGGGAAGGTTACGAGACCCCGCTCGCCTCGATCCGGAGCCCCCACGAGTACGATTCCATCGACCACGCGACGGAGGCGATCGCGAGAGCGTCGAGGGAAATCGAGGCGGGGAACTGGCCGGATGAGCTTCGTCCGTTCGTCGTCGGCTTCGCCGGCTACGGGAACGTCTCCCGGGGAGCGCAGTATGTCTTCGACTTCCTCGATCCCCGCGAGGCGGACCCCGCGGAGCTTCCGAGAATCGGCGCCGAGACGGCGAGCCCCAATCCTTTCGTGAAGACGGTCTTTCACGAGAGGCACATGGTGGAGCCGATCGAGGAGAGCCGCCCGTTCGATCTCCAGGAGTACTACAGGGAGCCGTCGAAGTACCGCGGGGTCTTCGAGAAGCACCTTTCCTGTCTCGATGTTCTCGTGAACGCGATCTACTGGGAGGAGAAGTACCCGCGGCTCGTCACGTGCGAGCACGTGAGACGAACGTGGAAGGAGGGACAGCCGCGGCTCCGTGTGATCGGCGACATCAGTTGCGACATCAACGGATCGATCGAGTGCACCGTCCGCCCGACGGAGCCCGGAGCTCCCTGTTATGTTTACGAACCGGCGCGGAACCGGCATCTCGACGGAGTGGAAGGGGAGGGGCCGGTGATCATGGCGGTTGACATTCTCCCCGCCGAGTTGCCGAGGGACGCCTCGCACGTGTTCAGCCGGGCGCTCATGCCGTTCCTCCCCGCCCTCGCGCGGGCCGATTTCTCCAAGGAGATCGAAAACGCGGGTCTCCCCGACCCGATTCGCAAGGCGGTCATTCTCCACAAGGGGAGGCTGACGGAAGGCTACCGCTATTTGGCCTCGTACGTCGGCCGGGAATGATCTGAAGAAACCCTAGGATCAACAGAGGAAGCAAGACATGAAGCGAGTTCTCGTCCTCGGCGCGGGTCTGGTCGCGAAACCTTTGGTTCGTTATCTGCTCGACCAGCGCGGTTTTCGCGTGATCTGCGCGAGCCGCACGGTGTCGAAA is a window of Candidatus Eisenbacteria bacterium DNA encoding:
- a CDS encoding NTP transferase domain-containing protein, coding for MRDTAVMLLAGGGGTRLSILAHLRAKPAVPFGGMYRIIDFTLSNVMNSGIGSVGVLTQYKPLSLMGHLGTGEPWDMVGRTRGVKILPPRTGEQDADWYKGTADAIRQNIDHMRRGDPDQVLILSGDHIYSMDYGPMLRFHRERGAHLTIAMREVPWEETRHFGVARTDASGRIVEWQEKPEKASSNLASMGIYAFDAVYLLDALRTMKGNDFGHDLIPSAVGNDRVYAYPFEGYWKDVGTLQAYWEANRDLLDSASGVDLHKWRVRTNLEEIGRLGDRPPARIAPAGKAVESLLSPGCVIEGEVVRSVLSPGVFVARGARVVDSVLMHDTRVGKDANVTRAIADKKVTIGEGASIGGGDDGAPANREFPEHLFTGLTVIGKHAVVPDRAIVGTNAIVFPHADEGLFPSRSIEAGSTIRNRGE
- a CDS encoding FAD/NAD(P)-binding protein, with the protein product MPEVLAPVPMIDVPVMAKLRKIRTLTAREKLFDVELSGGLALNHKPGQFVVVSVFGSGEAPISVSSPPNPGSPSFQLCVRDAGSLTHHMHALSEGSPIGIRGPFGNGFPIEDLEGNDILFIAGGLGLAPLRSLIRHALERRSRFGGLTILFGARNPGERLFREELEEYAKDKTIRFLETVDVGDDAWTGRIGVITTLLKGLETRPRSTVAAVCGPPVMYKFVVLELLSRGFLEGRIYMSLERRMCCGMGKCGQCQINGVYVCKNGPVFRYLDAKRLPEAL
- a CDS encoding 4Fe-4S dicluster domain-containing protein, with product MRDWVLERASLPSFIDFLSKRWKVVAPQRRNEIHEFRELEDPADLCLDYPTTMLPPSRVFLPDGEVLYRFQPNSPGSAAAAAEERPIALFGVHTCDLEGISVMDEIYLAAPIDRAYARRREGAFIVGIECAGPCVEENLCADKGTNHTERVYDLLLHPVDEKRFVVWGRTNRGNDVAEESGLFRPATHQDHAALDDFRAAQARMFRPKFGLRPDELSARVRASWDDLLWVAQSRLCISCGACNVVCPTCHCFTTRDHLPIREDGLGERCRYWTGCQLESFAKVASGENFREKKSQRLRHRIFKKEVYGMDRFGRSGCVGCGRCGHFCPADIRLVEIFGQLSGKEVTYA
- a CDS encoding glucose-1-phosphate adenylyltransferase, with amino-acid sequence MCRVLAMILAGGRVDELSVLTLERPKSALPFGGMYRVIDFALSNLMHSEIERVGILSQYRSSSLIHHVGIGASWDLVGRDRGATLLSPQKGHADTDWYRGTADAVYQNLEFMDQHQPDLVLILSGDHVYHMNYRGLIRYHQEKKADMTAAFIEVPRDQAHRFGIGTIDEEDGATGGRLLEYAEKTEAPSGNWASMTVYLFRPDLLARLVAENARRGSSWEFGRDIIPAMLGRHRVYGFRHRGYWAYGRTIEEYWRAHMDLVGENPRVDLDEWQVRTNLDDRHLRDRPPSLFLPGARVSDSRVSAGCVVGGEVVRSILSPGCRIAEGASVRDSILFPEVKVGPGARLDRVIVDEKAVIEGNVRIGAGDDLTPNRSFPDLLSSGITLVGKKAHVPQGIRIGRNCVVGPRFSPEHFHRPSYASGELIT
- a CDS encoding NADH:ubiquinone oxidoreductase, which produces MSKPKVGVFSFASCEGCQLQLLNIEDELLDLLGRIEIVNFREAMDEKRDDYAIALVEGSIVTEIDVEEVRKIRGNAAFLVTIGACAVTTGLNGMRNSVAAREAWKRVYPDRDFDPDVAPEVRRVSEVVKVDFEIPGCPIDRGELLYVLTTLLQGQVPRLPATPVCDECRRAGNPCLLDRGIYCFGSITRSGCRAICPAFGESCCGCRGLLHGAPIEELIEILDKKGYSREEVIVRMNQFNSRDDQVKPLTGELGRLRKEVAA
- a CDS encoding fibronectin type III domain-containing protein; translated protein: MKKRLIERPGFARALCALAGAWLLLVNLSCGHEENPAWMRDSTAPARIEDFAVASVTCSSATLRWTAPGDNGIEGRASQYDIRYSSEFVPRASNWVDAFQAVGEPDPANPGEADSLVVRKLSPATKYYFAIRTADERPNWSPISDPDSAVTDSLGKK